From the Motacilla alba alba isolate MOTALB_02 chromosome 1, Motacilla_alba_V1.0_pri, whole genome shotgun sequence genome, the window TTTTTTTCACATGCAGATCTCTGGCGGTTGCAGTTTCTCCTGCCCTTTGTCAGCATCGGCCTCATGTGCTTTGGGGCTCTGATTGGGCTCTGTGCATGTGCCTGTCGCAGCCTTTACCCAGCCATTGCCACTGGAGTCCTGCATTTCCTAGCAGGTAAGTGTCCTGCCATCCTCCTCCAGAAGCTCAAGAGTAGCCCTGGAGCACTCCATGGGTGAGCTcactgtgctttgctgcttccttccccagggctgtgtACGCTGGGCCTCGTTGGATGCTATGTAGCTGGGATTGAGCTGCTCCATAGGAAGCTGCCTCTGCCCGAGGATGTGAGGGGTGAATTCGGTTGGTCCTTCTGCCTCGCCTGTGTGTCAGCACCTTTGCAGTTCATGGCAGCCGCCCTTTTCATCTGGGCAGCTCGCACCAACAGGAAGGAATTCACCCTCCTAAAAGCCTACCGTGTGGCATAAGTGCTGCTACTGCAGTCTGGGCTTTCCATGGTAGAGCCTCTTCTCCCCCAGCCCTtactacttttttctttcagtcagaATTTTATCCTGTACTGCATGCTTCTTGCCAGTCAAGACAATTTAGCCTGCAGGCCCTGAAGACAAAGACCTCTGGGCTAAATGACCAAAGCCTGCCAGAAGTCTGCAGAActtgaacagattttttaatggtttttttttaagaattgtgattatttttaaagctacaTTTGGTTCTTGACAGTTCCCCTTAGTTAGGTGTACATGCTCCTTCCTAATTTTATTACCCTGTCAGCCTGGAGGAAATAGAAGTGGTGTTGTGGGGTGGAAGAGAGACAAGAGAAGGTGCAGGTATGCAAGAATGGGAACCTCAGTGCACAAATTATACATAATCAGGAGCTGTCTACTGTGTGACTGAAGCAGGCAGTACCTACAGGGAGCGCCCAAGAGACATGAGGGAATTCAGAAACCTCTGTTATGAAAATACTGTAGCTAAATTAGTCTGAAGCTCGGCTCTGGATCTCCTGTTTTCACTAGTTTGCTGCATGTTGTGGCATCTGCCAAAactgctggaggcagagcagctgtggcactgtCTGTACAGCACACCCTCCTGAAGGCACACTCTGGACTTGCTTCTGCCAAGGAGTGGGATGAGATGGCCCTCATGGAGCTCTCTCATGCTGTAGCTCCACTGCTTCCAGGACCCAGGCTAGTTTGGTATCTGCACTACATGTGATTGTGCACTCTAATCTTAATTTGTGGTGCTTTTGCTTGATGTGGAATAaggctttcttctcttttgttgAAAATTACCTCCTCAcaagttttttggttttaatttggtttagtgtatgtgtgtatatgtacatatataaaCTTAACGTTTTTTAAACCTCACCTCTTTATCCTGTATAGCACACaacagggttttttaaaaggtgctgctcttttcccatcttgtt encodes:
- the CLDND1 gene encoding claudin domain-containing protein 1 isoform X2 yields the protein MTTNCISFSLSDQFVEKYIEPGNHNSGTDLNRTYLWRLQFLLPFVSIGLMCFGALIGLCACACRSLYPAIATGVLHFLAGLCTLGLVGCYVAGIELLHRKLPLPEDVRGEFGWSFCLACVSAPLQFMAAALFIWAARTNRKEFTLLKAYRVA